In the Oryza glaberrima chromosome 6, OglaRS2, whole genome shotgun sequence genome, one interval contains:
- the LOC127775710 gene encoding DEAD-box ATP-dependent RNA helicase 52A isoform X2 — translation MAAAAAVAKSVEAGGEPGGGGGGAWSTVSRSGRSSYSAGGGVGGGKVGELAEGLAGVEIGGERRLDKYDIPVEVSGEDVPPPADGFEAAGLVEAVLRNVARCGYESPTPVQRYSMPIALAGRDLMACAQTGSGKTAAFCLPVVSGLVAAGGSGIGHRERSSFNRAAAKPRALVLAPTRELAAQINEEAKKFSFQTGLRVVVAYGGTPMYNQLRDLERGADILVATPGRLVDMVERSKVSLEAIKYLVMDEADRMLDMGFEPQIRKIVERMNMPRKSVRQTMLFSATFPPEIQRLASDFLSNYIFITVGRVGSSTDLIMQKVELLSDGEKRGYLLDLLQRQSVGVANSKQPLTLVFVETKREADSLRYWLYSKGFPATAIHGDRTQQERESALRSFKTGLTPIMVATDVASRGLDVPNVAHVINYDLPKSVEDYVHRIGRTGRAGKAGSATAFFTESDHSLAKGLLELMTEAKQDVPDWLVQYAERPYYGGSSYGGRNRRSGGGGNRFAGRDFRQGSDYDYSGGGGGYSGGGGGGGYSGGGGGYSGGGRGGGYSSGGRGGYSGGGGGGGGGGDPYRASAPPPRYYPSYPMGTADINASGWD, via the exons atggcggcggcggcggcggtggcgaagtcggtggaggccggcggcgaaccgggcggtggtggtggtggtgcgtgGTCCACCGTCTCCCGCTCCGGCCGCTCCTCCTACTCcgccggtggtggcgtcggcggcgggaaggTGGGGGAGCTCGCGGAGGGGTTGGCGGGGGTGGAGATCGGCGGGGAACGGAGGCTGGACAAGTACGACATCCCCGTGGAGGTGAGCGGCGAGGACGTGCCCCCGCCCGCGGACGGGTTCGAGGCGGCCGGGCTGGTGGAGGCCGTGCTCCGGAACGTGGCGAGGTGCGGGTACGAGAGCCCCACGCCCGTGCAGCGCTACTCGATGCCGATCGCGCTCGCCGGCAGGGACCTGATGGCGTGCGCGCAGACGGGGTCCGGGAAGACGGCCGCGTTCTGCCTCCCCGTCGTGAGCGGCCTCGTCGCGGCGGGAGGGAGCGGAATCGGCCACCGGGAGAGGTCGTCGTTCAaccgcgccgccgcgaagcCCCGCGCGCTCGTGCTAGCGCCCACGAGGGAGCTCGCCGCGCAG ATTAATGAGGAGGCCAAGAAGTTCTCTTTCCAAACTGGACTTAGAGTTGTGGTGGCCTATGGAGGAACTCCAATGTATAACCAG CTCCGTGATCTAGAGAGGGGCGCTGATATTCTTGTTGCTACACCCGGTCGCCTTGTGGACATGGTTGAAAGATCAAAAGTCTCCCTTGAGGCAATCAAGTACCTGGTAATGGATGAAGCCGACAGGATGCTGGATATGGGCTTTGAGCCTCAGATAAGGAAGATTGTTGAAAGAATGAACATGCCAAGGAAGTCTGTGAGACAAACTATGCTTTTCAGTGCAACCTTCCCACCAGAGATTCag AGACTGGCTTCGGACTTTTTGTCGAACTACATATTTATCACTGTTGGGAGGGTGGGGTCAAGTACTGACCTAATTATGCAGAAAGTTGAACTCCTCTCTGACGGGGAGAAACGAGGCTACCTGCTTGATCTTTTACAGAGGCAATCTGTCGGTGTGGCTAACAGTAAG CAACCTCTGACATTGGTGTTTGTGGAGACAAAACGAGAGGCCGACTCTCTGAGGTACTGGCTATACAGCAAAGGTTTCCCTGCAACAGCGATCCATGGTGACAGAACACAGCAG GAAAGGGAGAGCGCACTGAGATCCTTTAAGACTGGCCTCACTCCTATAATGGTTGCCACTGATGTAGCCTCACGGGGCCTGGATGTCCCAAATGTTGCTCATGTGATCAACTACGATCTTCCCAAGAGCGTAGAGGACTACGTCCACAGGATTGGAAGAACTGGCAGAGCTGGGAAGGCTGGGTCAGCCACGGCCTTCTTCACTGAGTCTGACCACTCGCTGGCGAAGGGCTTACTGGAGCTGATGACCGAGGCGAAACAGGATGTTCCTGACTGGCTCGTACAGTATGCAGAGAGGCCGTACTATGGAGGTTCAAGCTACGGTGGAAGAAACCGGAGGTCTGGTGGCGGGGGCAACAGGTTTGCTGGCAGAGATTTCCGCCAGGGCAGTGACTATGACTactctggtggtggtggcggctactcaggtggtggtggtggcggcggctactcaggtggtggtggtggctactcaggtggtggccgtggtggtggcTACTCAAGCGGTGGCCGTGGTGGCTACtcaggcggaggcggtggcggtggcggtggtggagaccCCTACCGAGCAAGTGCTCCACCCCCGCGGTACTACCCTTCGTACCCGATGGGCACGGCCGACATCAACGCCTCTGGCTGGGACTAA
- the LOC127775710 gene encoding DEAD-box ATP-dependent RNA helicase 52A isoform X1, protein MAAAAAVAKSVEAGGEPGGGGGGAWSTVSRSGRSSYSAGGGVGGGKVGELAEGLAGVEIGGERRLDKYDIPVEVSGEDVPPPADGFEAAGLVEAVLRNVARCGYESPTPVQRYSMPIALAGRDLMACAQTGSGKTAAFCLPVVSGLVAAGGSGIGHRERSSFNRAAAKPRALVLAPTRELAAQINEEAKKFSFQTGLRVVVAYGGTPMYNQLRDLERGADILVATPGRLVDMVERSKVSLEAIKYLVMDEADRMLDMGFEPQIRKIVERMNMPRKSVRQTMLFSATFPPEIQRLASDFLSNYIFITVGRVGSSTDLIMQKVELLSDGEKRGYLLDLLQRQSVGVANSKLQQPLTLVFVETKREADSLRYWLYSKGFPATAIHGDRTQQERESALRSFKTGLTPIMVATDVASRGLDVPNVAHVINYDLPKSVEDYVHRIGRTGRAGKAGSATAFFTESDHSLAKGLLELMTEAKQDVPDWLVQYAERPYYGGSSYGGRNRRSGGGGNRFAGRDFRQGSDYDYSGGGGGYSGGGGGGGYSGGGGGYSGGGRGGGYSSGGRGGYSGGGGGGGGGGDPYRASAPPPRYYPSYPMGTADINASGWD, encoded by the exons atggcggcggcggcggcggtggcgaagtcggtggaggccggcggcgaaccgggcggtggtggtggtggtgcgtgGTCCACCGTCTCCCGCTCCGGCCGCTCCTCCTACTCcgccggtggtggcgtcggcggcgggaaggTGGGGGAGCTCGCGGAGGGGTTGGCGGGGGTGGAGATCGGCGGGGAACGGAGGCTGGACAAGTACGACATCCCCGTGGAGGTGAGCGGCGAGGACGTGCCCCCGCCCGCGGACGGGTTCGAGGCGGCCGGGCTGGTGGAGGCCGTGCTCCGGAACGTGGCGAGGTGCGGGTACGAGAGCCCCACGCCCGTGCAGCGCTACTCGATGCCGATCGCGCTCGCCGGCAGGGACCTGATGGCGTGCGCGCAGACGGGGTCCGGGAAGACGGCCGCGTTCTGCCTCCCCGTCGTGAGCGGCCTCGTCGCGGCGGGAGGGAGCGGAATCGGCCACCGGGAGAGGTCGTCGTTCAaccgcgccgccgcgaagcCCCGCGCGCTCGTGCTAGCGCCCACGAGGGAGCTCGCCGCGCAG ATTAATGAGGAGGCCAAGAAGTTCTCTTTCCAAACTGGACTTAGAGTTGTGGTGGCCTATGGAGGAACTCCAATGTATAACCAG CTCCGTGATCTAGAGAGGGGCGCTGATATTCTTGTTGCTACACCCGGTCGCCTTGTGGACATGGTTGAAAGATCAAAAGTCTCCCTTGAGGCAATCAAGTACCTGGTAATGGATGAAGCCGACAGGATGCTGGATATGGGCTTTGAGCCTCAGATAAGGAAGATTGTTGAAAGAATGAACATGCCAAGGAAGTCTGTGAGACAAACTATGCTTTTCAGTGCAACCTTCCCACCAGAGATTCag AGACTGGCTTCGGACTTTTTGTCGAACTACATATTTATCACTGTTGGGAGGGTGGGGTCAAGTACTGACCTAATTATGCAGAAAGTTGAACTCCTCTCTGACGGGGAGAAACGAGGCTACCTGCTTGATCTTTTACAGAGGCAATCTGTCGGTGTGGCTAACAGTAAG CTGCAGCAACCTCTGACATTGGTGTTTGTGGAGACAAAACGAGAGGCCGACTCTCTGAGGTACTGGCTATACAGCAAAGGTTTCCCTGCAACAGCGATCCATGGTGACAGAACACAGCAG GAAAGGGAGAGCGCACTGAGATCCTTTAAGACTGGCCTCACTCCTATAATGGTTGCCACTGATGTAGCCTCACGGGGCCTGGATGTCCCAAATGTTGCTCATGTGATCAACTACGATCTTCCCAAGAGCGTAGAGGACTACGTCCACAGGATTGGAAGAACTGGCAGAGCTGGGAAGGCTGGGTCAGCCACGGCCTTCTTCACTGAGTCTGACCACTCGCTGGCGAAGGGCTTACTGGAGCTGATGACCGAGGCGAAACAGGATGTTCCTGACTGGCTCGTACAGTATGCAGAGAGGCCGTACTATGGAGGTTCAAGCTACGGTGGAAGAAACCGGAGGTCTGGTGGCGGGGGCAACAGGTTTGCTGGCAGAGATTTCCGCCAGGGCAGTGACTATGACTactctggtggtggtggcggctactcaggtggtggtggtggcggcggctactcaggtggtggtggtggctactcaggtggtggccgtggtggtggcTACTCAAGCGGTGGCCGTGGTGGCTACtcaggcggaggcggtggcggtggcggtggtggagaccCCTACCGAGCAAGTGCTCCACCCCCGCGGTACTACCCTTCGTACCCGATGGGCACGGCCGACATCAACGCCTCTGGCTGGGACTAA